A single window of Methylocella tundrae DNA harbors:
- a CDS encoding site-specific integrase, which translates to MRNSASGTSTNMQSPHKKPSGIAQDRRNLENHVIPLVGKLRVKSIERTDVARVMREVAHDTTAKDEKTKRQGRRIVRGGEIVANRVQALLSKMFALAEDWKLRPEGSNPCRGVRRYAEHKVERFLSNDELARLGAALSAAELGYDLAKASSTKMGGRHKVAASSATSIAALRLLLLTGCRVGEILALRWQHVDLERRLLLLPDSKTGAKSVFLSQPAIDLLLSLTRQPGSEDVFPGERSGKPIVSLRKPWERICTSAAIKNVRLHDLRHSYASVGAAGGLSLPVIGALLGHAQPSTTARYAHLAASPLHHAADAIGTQILAAMSGRGKSSPSGNAGT; encoded by the coding sequence TTGCGGAACTCGGCCAGCGGTACCTCGACGAATATGCAATCCCCCCACAAGAAGCCGTCTGGCATCGCCCAAGATCGTCGCAATCTCGAAAACCACGTGATACCGCTGGTAGGCAAGCTGCGGGTGAAGTCGATCGAGCGGACCGATGTCGCGCGGGTAATGCGCGAAGTCGCCCACGACACGACGGCAAAGGACGAGAAAACCAAGCGGCAAGGCAGACGCATAGTCCGCGGCGGCGAGATCGTCGCGAACCGAGTGCAGGCGCTTCTTTCAAAAATGTTCGCGCTCGCCGAGGATTGGAAACTCCGTCCGGAAGGGAGCAACCCCTGCCGGGGCGTCAGGCGATACGCCGAGCACAAAGTGGAGCGGTTCCTCTCCAACGATGAGTTAGCCCGTCTCGGCGCCGCTCTATCTGCAGCCGAATTAGGCTACGACTTGGCCAAGGCGTCATCGACAAAAATGGGTGGGAGGCATAAGGTAGCTGCAAGTAGCGCAACTTCGATCGCGGCGCTACGGCTCCTGCTGTTGACCGGTTGCCGCGTTGGCGAAATTCTGGCTCTTCGCTGGCAACACGTCGATCTTGAGCGACGGTTGCTCTTGCTGCCGGACAGCAAGACGGGCGCCAAGTCAGTTTTTCTCTCGCAGCCTGCGATCGACCTGCTCCTCTCGTTGACCCGGCAGCCTGGGTCCGAGGATGTGTTTCCAGGCGAGCGTTCAGGCAAGCCGATTGTCTCCCTCCGCAAACCGTGGGAGCGGATCTGCACTTCGGCGGCGATCAAGAATGTCCGGCTTCATGATTTGCGCCACAGCTACGCTAGCGTTGGCGCCGCGGGCGGCTTAAGCCTTCCGGTGATCGGGGCGTTGCTGGGTCATGCGCAACCCTCGACCACAGCCCGCTATGCGCATTTGGCCGCGTCGCCACTGCATCACGCAGCTGACGCGATTGGCACCCAGATCCTCGCTGCGATGAGCGGTCGCGGGAAGTCTTCGCCGTCGGGAAACGCGGGGACCTGA
- a CDS encoding antibiotic biosynthesis monooxygenase family protein has protein sequence MYIAMNRFKVLKDEQKAFENVWLTRDSRLDEVKGFIEFHLLRGPEREDHVLYSSHTIWASQEDFLAWTKSEQFRAAHQNAGERKPLTLGHPEFEGFEVIQTVENPKLRG, from the coding sequence ATGTACATCGCGATGAATCGCTTCAAAGTTCTTAAAGACGAGCAAAAGGCCTTCGAAAATGTATGGCTGACGCGTGATTCGCGTCTCGACGAGGTGAAAGGCTTCATCGAATTTCATCTGCTGCGCGGTCCGGAGCGCGAAGACCATGTGCTCTATTCGTCGCACACGATCTGGGCGAGCCAGGAGGATTTTCTCGCCTGGACAAAATCCGAACAGTTTCGCGCGGCGCATCAGAACGCTGGCGAACGCAAGCCGCTCACACTGGGCCATCCCGAATTCGAGGGGTTCGAGGTGATCCAGACGGTCGAAAACCCGAAATTGCGCGGCTGA
- a CDS encoding ABC transporter ATP-binding protein: MIRLAGVTKIYKTENHRKIVLDNVSYTFDTRYSYGIFGPNGAGKSTLLRLIAGTELPNSGHVKRDITVSWPLGFGGGFHPAMTGRENVKFVSRIYGANTQRVIEFVDYFAELGNYFDMPVGTYSSGMGARLAFGLSMAIDFECYLVDEITAVGDSRFALRARQAFDEKRGRSSMIMVSHDIGTVKAYCERGLVLHRGQLIAFGDLDDAIEFYRKVH, translated from the coding sequence ATGATCCGGCTGGCAGGCGTCACAAAAATCTACAAGACGGAGAACCACCGCAAGATTGTGCTCGACAATGTGAGCTACACCTTCGACACGCGCTACTCCTACGGCATTTTCGGCCCGAACGGCGCCGGCAAGTCGACGCTTCTGCGCTTGATCGCGGGCACGGAGCTGCCCAACTCCGGCCACGTCAAACGCGACATCACAGTGTCCTGGCCGCTCGGTTTTGGCGGCGGCTTTCATCCAGCGATGACGGGCCGCGAGAACGTTAAATTCGTCAGCCGAATTTATGGCGCCAACACGCAGCGCGTGATCGAATTCGTCGATTACTTTGCCGAACTCGGCAATTATTTCGACATGCCTGTCGGCACCTACTCGTCCGGCATGGGCGCGCGGCTGGCGTTCGGCCTTTCGATGGCGATCGACTTCGAGTGCTATCTCGTCGACGAAATCACCGCCGTCGGCGATTCGCGCTTCGCGTTGCGGGCGCGCCAGGCCTTTGACGAAAAGCGCGGCCGCAGCAGCATGATCATGGTGTCGCATGATATCGGCACCGTCAAAGCCTATTGCGAACGAGGGCTGGTGCTTCACCGCGGCCAGCTGATCGCCTTCGGCGACCTCGACGACGCCATCGAGTTCTACCGCAAGGTTCACTGA
- a CDS encoding Rieske (2Fe-2S) protein produces the protein MASNDIDVFVICEAAAIAPGAAKAFSLSRINDAGDPETFPIFVIHTAADEYLGYVNACPHKGVLLNKGPGTFFTQDRKLLECGQHGAMFDIDTGLCVDGPCKAQSLEPVALAVIDGDICLCGVKLVEDDGIPNPFEMPDDGPVVLIDSD, from the coding sequence ATGGCATCAAACGACATCGACGTCTTCGTCATCTGCGAGGCGGCAGCCATCGCGCCCGGCGCCGCCAAGGCGTTCAGCCTGTCCCGCATCAATGACGCCGGCGACCCCGAGACGTTTCCGATCTTCGTCATCCATACGGCTGCGGATGAATATCTCGGCTATGTGAATGCCTGTCCGCACAAGGGCGTGCTCCTCAATAAGGGCCCGGGAACCTTCTTTACCCAGGATCGGAAACTTCTCGAATGCGGCCAGCATGGGGCCATGTTCGACATCGACACGGGCCTGTGCGTCGACGGACCCTGCAAGGCGCAAAGCCTCGAGCCCGTCGCCCTCGCCGTGATCGACGGGGACATCTGCCTGTGCGGCGTGAAGCTGGTCGAGGATGACGGAATTCCCAATCCCTTTGAAATGCCGGATGACGGCCCTGTGGTGCTGATCGATTCCGACTGA
- a CDS encoding ankyrin repeat domain-containing protein yields the protein MRERMPFRRIGVEDAQGLLTQGALVLDVRDADSFRRARIDGAHNVSTFNLSTVIETTPKNKPVLIYCYHGNASQEYARILSDFGFLDVYSLDGGYEAWSETLRASPGVPLDDAVRLWLAENGFPAGGVNAAIDNGSTPLMKASHKGRCDIVRRLIAAGAQLGLKNNDGNNALWLACVGAHLDVIDALVEAGVDINNRNDNGATSLMYASSTGKASVVERLLLAGADIAVETLDGFSALDMAATVECLTLLRAAARLRDAGAATLAAGHRA from the coding sequence ATGAGAGAGCGTATGCCCTTCCGGCGAATTGGCGTCGAAGACGCGCAGGGTCTCCTCACGCAAGGCGCCCTCGTCCTCGATGTTCGCGACGCGGACAGCTTTCGCAGAGCCCGCATTGACGGCGCCCATAATGTCTCGACCTTCAACCTTTCAACCGTGATCGAGACCACGCCGAAGAACAAGCCGGTCCTGATCTATTGCTATCATGGCAACGCCAGCCAGGAATATGCGCGGATCCTCTCCGACTTTGGATTTCTTGATGTCTATAGTCTTGATGGAGGATATGAGGCCTGGAGCGAAACCCTGCGCGCGTCGCCCGGCGTTCCCCTCGATGATGCGGTGCGGCTCTGGCTCGCTGAAAATGGATTTCCGGCTGGCGGCGTGAATGCCGCGATCGACAACGGCTCCACGCCGCTGATGAAGGCAAGCCACAAGGGCCGGTGTGACATCGTGCGCCGGCTGATCGCCGCTGGCGCCCAACTCGGCCTGAAGAATAACGATGGCAATAACGCGCTCTGGCTTGCATGCGTCGGCGCGCATCTTGATGTCATCGACGCGCTGGTCGAAGCAGGCGTTGATATCAACAACCGAAACGACAATGGCGCGACGTCGCTGATGTATGCCTCATCGACGGGAAAGGCGTCCGTCGTCGAGCGCCTTCTTCTGGCCGGCGCCGACATTGCCGTCGAGACGCTGGACGGCTTCAGCGCGCTCGACATGGCGGCGACGGTCGAATGTCTTACCTTGCTGCGAGCGGCTGCGCGTCTGCGTGACGCCGGCGCCGCGACGCTGGCGGCGGGCCATCGCGCGTAG
- a CDS encoding DUF6156 family protein, with protein sequence MAAETHHNHRFFVSYSGVKLPLNLVNPIPEEGLSNRNTFIRAYFDEAGLLIGFDKVVYGEVELAHRYEYHDNGLLSRAEINMLDEDAVTLRFDAAGVQISDA encoded by the coding sequence ATGGCGGCGGAAACGCACCATAACCATCGGTTTTTCGTTTCCTACAGTGGCGTCAAGCTGCCGCTCAACCTGGTCAATCCGATTCCTGAAGAGGGGCTGTCAAACCGCAACACCTTCATTCGCGCCTATTTCGATGAGGCAGGTTTGTTGATTGGCTTCGACAAAGTGGTCTATGGAGAAGTGGAGCTCGCCCACCGCTATGAATATCACGACAACGGCCTGTTGAGCCGCGCGGAGATCAACATGCTTGACGAAGACGCTGTGACCCTGCGCTTCGATGCCGCCGGAGTTCAGATTTCTGACGCGTGA